The following are encoded together in the Streptomyces sp. NBC_00341 genome:
- a CDS encoding bifunctional 3-(3-hydroxy-phenyl)propionate/3-hydroxycinnamic acid hydroxylase: MNPQSDRTTDSDVLVVGAGPVGLACALLLARDGWRVTVLERWPSPYPRPRAVHFDDEVARLLAGAGLGDRLRDLTEPADTYEWRNATGETLLRFDWSMLGPSGWPTASMMYQPDLEKALVETAEADNAITILRGHEAVDLVERAEGVRITTRDTHGDEHLFTAPWVVGSDGANSFVRTHMPTEMLDLGFFYDWLIVDVHPHEERVWNPVNLQICDPARPTTVVSGGPGRRRWEFMRMPGETVEQLNTEATAWSLLAPWDLTPDNCTLERHAVYTFQAQWADVWRSGRLLLAGDAAHLMPPFAGQGMCSGIRDAANLAWKLGLVLKGEADPAVLDTYGGERGAHVQHAIAKSVELGKVICVTDADAAAGRDTAMIGQGADPERILPPLPPSTLPHGIVSDGTQGPDPSAGVLSTQARVRHGGRTGLLDEVVGHGFVVASTADPRTALTDEQLGFLDRIGARLLHLVPDGAEAAPEVAAFDVDDVYLPHLEAAGHLGVVIRPDHYIYGTARTAQELAALVTGLRHQLSSPPVPAAATPGSSVLAGGI; this comes from the coding sequence ATGAACCCTCAATCGGACCGCACCACGGACAGCGACGTCCTGGTGGTCGGAGCCGGACCGGTCGGCCTGGCGTGCGCCCTCCTGCTGGCGCGCGACGGGTGGCGGGTGACCGTTCTCGAACGGTGGCCCTCCCCCTACCCCCGCCCCCGTGCCGTGCACTTCGACGACGAGGTCGCACGCCTGCTGGCCGGCGCCGGACTCGGCGACCGGCTCAGGGATCTCACCGAGCCCGCCGACACCTACGAGTGGCGCAACGCCACCGGCGAGACACTGCTGCGTTTCGACTGGTCCATGCTCGGCCCGTCCGGCTGGCCCACCGCGTCGATGATGTATCAGCCGGACCTGGAGAAGGCCCTCGTCGAAACCGCCGAAGCCGACAATGCGATCACCATCCTGCGTGGCCACGAGGCCGTCGACCTCGTCGAGAGGGCCGAGGGGGTACGCATCACCACTCGCGACACCCACGGGGACGAGCACCTCTTCACCGCACCCTGGGTCGTCGGCAGCGACGGAGCCAACAGCTTCGTGCGCACCCACATGCCGACCGAGATGCTCGACCTGGGCTTCTTCTACGACTGGCTGATCGTCGACGTCCATCCGCACGAGGAACGCGTCTGGAACCCCGTCAACCTCCAGATCTGCGACCCGGCCAGACCCACCACCGTCGTCTCCGGGGGACCCGGGCGCAGGCGTTGGGAGTTCATGCGCATGCCGGGTGAGACGGTGGAGCAGCTCAACACCGAAGCCACCGCCTGGAGCCTCCTGGCGCCCTGGGACCTCACTCCGGACAACTGCACCCTGGAACGGCACGCCGTCTACACCTTCCAGGCGCAGTGGGCCGACGTGTGGCGCTCGGGCCGGCTGCTCCTCGCCGGCGACGCCGCCCATCTGATGCCGCCCTTCGCCGGACAGGGCATGTGCTCGGGCATCCGCGACGCGGCCAACCTCGCCTGGAAGCTCGGTCTCGTGCTCAAGGGCGAGGCCGATCCGGCGGTACTGGACACCTACGGCGGCGAACGCGGCGCCCACGTCCAGCACGCCATCGCCAAGTCCGTCGAACTCGGCAAGGTCATCTGCGTCACCGACGCCGATGCCGCGGCCGGGCGGGACACCGCCATGATCGGACAGGGCGCGGACCCGGAGCGCATCCTGCCTCCGCTGCCCCCGTCGACGCTCCCCCACGGCATCGTCTCCGACGGTACGCAGGGTCCGGATCCGTCGGCCGGAGTCCTCAGCACGCAGGCGCGCGTCCGCCACGGCGGCCGTACCGGCCTGCTCGACGAGGTGGTCGGGCACGGCTTCGTGGTGGCGTCCACCGCCGACCCCCGCACCGCCCTCACGGACGAGCAGCTCGGCTTCCTCGACCGGATCGGCGCCCGCCTGCTGCACCTGGTCCCCGACGGTGCCGAAGCCGCCCCGGAAGTCGCCGCCTTCGACGTCGACGACGTCTACCTCCCGCACCTCGAAGCAGCGGGACACCTGGGCGTGGTGATCCGCCCCGACCACTACATCTACGGCACGGCGCGCACCGCTCAGGAGCTGGCGGCCCTGGTCACCGGTCTCCGGCACCAGCTCTCCTCCCCTCCCGTCCCGGCAGCGGCGACACCCGGCTCCTCCGTCCTGGCAGGCGGCATATGA
- a CDS encoding VOC family protein codes for MPLHRLTQIVMGVPNVEQTAAYYEEFGLTPSTGPLSTAAAPVAGLGFSTVDGGEQLRIVHSPRRRLVELGVGADDPDDLDRIAASLSKLGVPVDRTPTTVAAVDPGTELLVRVELAPRYEQAATPPPPYNAPGVNARLHQRAPGILREAAVRPRKLGHVVLGSTAQEFSQRFFQEGIGFKVSDTVRGLAAFMRCSSDHHNVLVQQAPVAFLHHTSWQVEDVDEVGRGATAMLEADPGRHTWGLGRHFIGSNFFWYLKDPAGTFSEYYSDLDCIVDDALWKPSEWEGAKALWAWGPPPPPSFLAPEDLAELMTGAHAAPAK; via the coding sequence ATGCCACTGCACCGCCTGACCCAGATCGTGATGGGCGTTCCGAACGTCGAACAGACCGCCGCCTACTACGAGGAATTCGGCCTGACCCCCAGCACCGGCCCGCTGAGCACCGCCGCCGCGCCCGTGGCCGGGCTCGGCTTCTCCACCGTGGACGGCGGGGAGCAGCTGCGCATCGTGCACTCTCCGCGTCGGCGCCTGGTCGAGCTGGGCGTGGGCGCGGACGACCCGGACGACCTCGACCGGATCGCGGCCTCCCTGTCGAAACTCGGCGTCCCCGTCGACCGCACTCCCACCACCGTCGCCGCCGTCGACCCCGGCACGGAGCTGCTGGTCCGCGTCGAGCTCGCACCCCGGTACGAGCAGGCGGCCACACCGCCGCCGCCGTACAACGCGCCCGGGGTCAACGCACGCCTGCACCAGCGCGCCCCCGGCATCCTGCGGGAGGCCGCCGTCAGGCCGCGCAAACTGGGGCACGTGGTGCTCGGTTCGACCGCGCAGGAGTTCTCGCAGCGGTTCTTCCAGGAGGGGATCGGCTTCAAGGTCAGCGACACCGTGCGCGGACTGGCCGCGTTCATGCGCTGCTCAAGCGACCACCACAACGTGCTGGTCCAGCAGGCACCGGTGGCCTTCCTGCACCACACGTCCTGGCAGGTCGAAGACGTGGACGAGGTGGGGCGCGGTGCGACGGCCATGCTGGAGGCCGATCCCGGCCGGCACACCTGGGGCCTCGGGCGGCACTTCATCGGCTCCAACTTCTTCTGGTACCTGAAGGACCCGGCCGGCACGTTCTCCGAGTACTACTCCGACCTGGACTGCATCGTGGACGACGCGCTGTGGAAGCCGAGCGAGTGGGAGGGCGCGAAGGCCCTGTGGGCCTGGGGACCGCCTCCGCCGCCGTCCTTCCTCGCGCCCGAGGACCTCGCGGAACTCATGACGGGCGCCCACGCCGCCCCGGCCAAGTAG
- a CDS encoding fumarylacetoacetate hydrolase family protein: MRVANIDGRLTLSRPDGLLDVAEASGGRFGPDPQQAFADWEAFTRWAHELVRDGQADSGLRPAPGDGAVWGPPVPRPAQIFAVGLNYRDHVIESGLTIPDEPAVFTKFATSLTGHDQPVTLPEGLVDWEVELVVVIGRRCHLATRETAWSHVAGVTVGQDLSERRLQLTGPAPQFSLGKSYPGFAPTGPELVTVDELDDPDDLEIGCALEGGEVLQKSRTSSMIFDVPELIVRLSAVCPLLPGDLIFTGTPAGIGGARTPQKFLAPGDVLVSRIEGLGELRNPMLSS; the protein is encoded by the coding sequence ATGCGTGTGGCGAACATCGATGGACGTCTGACCCTGAGCCGTCCCGACGGCCTTCTCGACGTCGCGGAGGCGAGCGGCGGACGGTTCGGTCCGGACCCCCAGCAGGCGTTCGCCGACTGGGAGGCGTTCACCCGCTGGGCGCACGAACTCGTACGCGACGGGCAGGCGGATTCCGGGCTGCGACCCGCCCCGGGTGACGGCGCGGTGTGGGGGCCCCCGGTCCCCCGCCCGGCCCAGATCTTCGCGGTCGGGCTGAACTACCGCGACCACGTGATCGAGTCCGGGCTGACGATCCCCGACGAGCCCGCGGTCTTCACCAAGTTCGCCACCTCGCTCACCGGGCACGACCAGCCGGTCACCCTGCCCGAAGGGCTGGTGGACTGGGAGGTCGAGCTCGTCGTCGTCATCGGACGGCGCTGCCACCTGGCGACCCGTGAGACGGCCTGGTCCCATGTCGCCGGAGTCACCGTGGGCCAGGACCTGTCCGAGCGGCGGCTCCAGCTCACCGGGCCCGCGCCCCAGTTCTCGCTGGGCAAGTCCTACCCCGGCTTCGCCCCCACCGGCCCCGAGCTGGTCACCGTCGACGAGCTGGACGACCCGGACGACCTGGAGATCGGGTGCGCGCTGGAGGGCGGCGAGGTGCTGCAGAAGAGCCGCACCTCCAGCATGATCTTCGACGTCCCGGAACTGATCGTCCGCCTGTCGGCAGTCTGCCCGCTGCTGCCCGGGGACCTGATCTTCACCGGTACTCCCGCGGGCATCGGCGGAGCCCGCACCCCGCAGAAGTTCCTCGCGCCCGGTGACGTCCTCGTCAGCCGGATCGAGGGGCTCGGGGAGCTCCGCAACCCGATGCTGTCCTCCTGA
- a CDS encoding TetR/AcrR family transcriptional regulator, with translation MTSTEHPQGRDNEPAGATPAGRAPRRDAARNRARIIDAAREVFATQGVGAGLNEIAHHAGVGIGTIYRHFPDKEVLVDAALGDRFTELTALVDQGLAAATAWDGLTHVMRQAVAMNVADRGLRDVVFSSGPGRQRADALRDGLAPRLEQLLGRAQLEGAVRTDLTVPDLIMIMLMLTEFAHRSSPVRPDAYRRYLELIISSLRPQSAVDDLGVVLSAAEVQAIARQWAEPSR, from the coding sequence GTGACATCAACCGAGCACCCTCAAGGGCGGGACAACGAGCCGGCCGGCGCCACGCCCGCCGGACGCGCGCCGCGACGCGACGCCGCGCGCAACCGGGCACGGATCATCGACGCCGCGCGCGAGGTGTTCGCCACCCAGGGCGTCGGAGCCGGCCTCAACGAGATCGCTCACCACGCAGGTGTCGGCATCGGCACGATCTACCGCCACTTCCCCGACAAGGAGGTGCTCGTCGACGCCGCACTCGGTGACCGGTTCACGGAGTTGACTGCACTGGTGGACCAGGGCCTGGCCGCGGCCACGGCCTGGGACGGGCTGACTCATGTCATGCGGCAGGCGGTGGCCATGAACGTCGCCGACCGAGGCCTGCGCGACGTCGTCTTCAGCTCCGGGCCCGGCCGGCAGCGCGCCGACGCACTGCGTGACGGTCTGGCGCCACGACTGGAACAGCTCCTGGGGCGCGCCCAGCTGGAAGGTGCGGTGCGCACCGACCTGACGGTCCCCGATCTGATCATGATCATGCTGATGCTCACGGAGTTCGCGCACCGGAGCTCTCCGGTGCGCCCGGATGCCTACAGGCGCTACCTGGAGCTGATCATCAGCTCGCTGCGCCCCCAGTCGGCCGTCGATGACCTCGGTGTCGTACTCAGTGCCGCCGAGGTCCAGGCGATCGCCCGCCAATGGGCGGAACCCTCCCGCTGA